From Chryseobacterium gallinarum, one genomic window encodes:
- a CDS encoding calcineurin-like phosphoesterase C-terminal domain-containing protein, whose amino-acid sequence MPCMLLSAMAFSQSSVSGYVYEDSNKNQKKENREKGIEGVAVSNGVQVVLTDKNGRYSLPVQEDQTIFVIKPSGYQTALNGNNLPQFYYHHKPKGSPSDFKYKGTAPTGELPKEVNFPLYKQNENKNFDILVFGDPQPYTEKELDYFKRGIVNEVKNTKKNAVLGISLGDLVGDNLSLQKPYADVMKEIGLPWYNVMGNHDMNYDAKEDHLSDETFESNFGPANYSFNYGNVHFIILDDILYPDPRDGKGYWGGFREDQLQFIENDLKLVDKNKLIVVSFHIPLEHKNEDNFRNADRQKLFDFLSPFQNVLVLSAHTHIQQQIFYGKKEGWQGMKELHEYNVGTTCGDWYSGTPDEAGLPTSTMRDGTAKGYSFISFTDNQYKVKYKTAGKPEDYQIKLYIPKVIPFPSKTSAKILANFFMGSKKDKVEYRIDNGKWEEMEYDETIDPNFALSVFKWDTTENILAGRRPSNPEMSKHIWEAGFPKKLALGKHTIDVRATDMYGNQYSASEEFDVQNSIQIP is encoded by the coding sequence ATGCCATGTATGCTGTTATCTGCGATGGCATTCTCCCAGTCTTCCGTTTCCGGATATGTATATGAAGACAGCAACAAAAACCAAAAAAAAGAAAACCGCGAAAAAGGAATTGAAGGAGTTGCAGTCTCTAATGGAGTTCAGGTTGTTTTAACGGATAAAAACGGAAGATATAGCCTTCCTGTTCAGGAAGATCAGACTATTTTTGTGATCAAGCCTTCCGGGTACCAAACCGCTTTAAACGGTAATAATCTGCCTCAGTTTTATTATCATCACAAACCAAAGGGGTCGCCGTCAGATTTCAAATACAAAGGAACAGCCCCGACAGGAGAACTTCCTAAAGAAGTGAATTTCCCACTGTATAAACAAAATGAAAATAAAAACTTTGACATCCTTGTCTTTGGAGATCCACAGCCTTATACTGAAAAAGAACTGGATTACTTCAAAAGAGGAATTGTGAATGAGGTTAAAAATACGAAGAAAAATGCAGTGTTGGGGATCAGTTTGGGAGACCTGGTAGGAGATAACCTGAGCTTACAGAAACCTTATGCTGATGTAATGAAAGAAATAGGGCTACCTTGGTATAATGTAATGGGAAACCATGATATGAACTACGATGCGAAAGAGGATCATCTTTCGGATGAAACCTTTGAGTCGAATTTCGGTCCTGCCAATTATTCTTTCAATTATGGAAATGTCCATTTTATTATTTTAGACGATATTTTATATCCGGATCCGAGAGATGGTAAAGGGTATTGGGGAGGATTCCGTGAAGATCAGCTTCAGTTTATTGAAAATGATCTGAAACTGGTAGACAAAAATAAGCTGATTGTTGTCTCCTTTCATATTCCTTTGGAACATAAAAATGAGGATAACTTCCGGAATGCGGATCGTCAGAAATTATTCGATTTCCTGAGCCCTTTTCAGAATGTATTGGTATTGTCTGCCCATACCCATATTCAGCAACAGATTTTTTATGGTAAAAAAGAAGGCTGGCAAGGGATGAAAGAGCTGCATGAGTATAATGTGGGAACTACATGTGGAGACTGGTATTCGGGAACACCTGATGAAGCGGGACTTCCTACTTCAACAATGAGAGACGGAACAGCCAAAGGATATTCTTTTATCAGTTTTACAGATAACCAGTATAAAGTAAAGTATAAAACAGCCGGAAAACCTGAAGATTATCAAATCAAACTATATATCCCGAAAGTAATTCCTTTTCCATCAAAAACATCAGCAAAAATATTGGCTAATTTCTTCATGGGAAGCAAAAAAGATAAAGTAGAATACAGAATAGATAATGGAAAATGGGAGGAAATGGAATACGACGAGACCATAGATCCGAATTTTGCACTTTCTGTTTTCAAATGGGATACTACAGAGAATATTTTAGCAGGCAGAAGACCTTCCAACCCTGAAATGTCAAAACATATCTGGGAAGCAGGCTTTCCGAAAAAACTTGCTTTGGGAAAACATACAATAGACGTGAGAGCAACTGATATGTATGGAAATCAATATTCCGCTTCAGAAGAATTTGATGTTCAGAATTCTATTCAGATTCCTTAA
- a CDS encoding 3-ketoacyl-ACP reductase: MNINGKNAIVTGGGRGLGKAVALALANEGVNVAITGRNEENLKNTVDEIQKLGVNAAYAVFNIDNEAAVKAGINTLAEMLGGVDILINNAGIGDFGTLEEMPSETWEQVIKTNLFGVYYAAKAVYPFMKAKGEGDIVNVASTAGLKGGPNMSAYAASKAAVISLSQSMMAEWRKQNIRVITLTPSTIASDMSIQGGLTDGNPDKVLQPEDFAEWVRDILKMNRRALIANGSIFSTNP, from the coding sequence ATGAATATAAACGGAAAAAATGCCATCGTAACAGGTGGTGGACGAGGATTAGGTAAAGCGGTTGCTTTAGCTTTGGCCAATGAAGGAGTGAATGTAGCGATCACGGGAAGAAACGAGGAAAACCTTAAAAATACAGTTGATGAAATCCAGAAATTGGGCGTCAATGCTGCATATGCGGTTTTCAATATTGATAATGAAGCTGCTGTAAAGGCAGGTATTAACACCTTGGCTGAAATGCTTGGCGGAGTAGATATCCTAATCAATAATGCAGGGATCGGAGATTTCGGAACATTAGAAGAAATGCCCTCTGAAACCTGGGAACAGGTGATCAAAACTAATTTGTTCGGAGTGTATTATGCAGCAAAGGCGGTATATCCATTCATGAAGGCAAAAGGAGAAGGAGATATTGTAAATGTAGCATCTACTGCAGGATTGAAAGGAGGGCCTAATATGTCAGCGTATGCAGCATCTAAGGCAGCTGTAATTTCTTTATCACAATCGATGATGGCGGAATGGAGAAAACAAAATATCCGTGTCATTACCTTGACACCAAGTACGATTGCTTCCGATATGAGTATCCAGGGAGGTCTTACAGATGGAAATCCTGATAAAGTATTACAACCTGAAGACTTTGCAGAATGGGTGAGGGATATTTTGAAAATGAACAGGAGAGCGCTGATCGCTAATGGGTCTATTTTCTCTACTAATCCATAA
- a CDS encoding hypervirulence associated TUDOR domain-containing protein, which produces MAAKFKIGDKVSWNSEAGKVSGTIIKIHTKNFDYKGYTHHATESDPQYEIKSDKTDHIAAHKGSALTRIS; this is translated from the coding sequence ATGGCAGCAAAATTCAAAATAGGAGATAAAGTAAGCTGGAACTCAGAAGCGGGAAAAGTATCCGGAACCATAATCAAAATTCATACTAAAAATTTTGATTATAAAGGATATACGCACCATGCAACTGAAAGTGATCCGCAATATGAAATCAAAAGTGATAAAACGGATCATATTGCCGCTCATAAAGGATCTGCTCTTACCAGAATCAGCTAG
- a CDS encoding TonB-dependent receptor: protein MKKVKIVLGLLFLGLGTMAYAQTTQASIVGKVTGPGSTAQEKVKVTIVNESTGFRTETETNSKGEYIFKEIPLGGPYTVIVNDDKKEGYNVNFGDQVTVNMDLGGEKHIEEVKITGNLKNKIGNLGAATAISAKNISMLPVNGRNFTNLTELSPLSGKGGNLSGQLGSSTNFTIDGMTAKNPTSAGSTTSRSGAPFSISIEAVREFKITTNQYDVTLGRSGGGTVSAVTKSGTNKFSGSAWEYLRTNWLSSPYDIRGNKRQNDFSTSQFGFSLGGPIIKNKLHFFVAWDHQLDSRPLIIADIRSQEDEKRFNITNETLNKFLDIARSKYGVGNSPQFGSFDKVRNSDAAFLRLDWQINEKHLLTLRNNFTSDLNKNGLGDNTNINFFESYGNDKNLDNSLLLTLRSNLKPNLTNELKAQYLYTFQDSYQNNELGKPVPRAIVENIVTPGIGATNIQIGGHRFAQESFRNNVFQIVDNLYYNTDKVKYTFGADLMYTTSKSVYGSEVNGKFYFREDPKKYDSNLYNFDHLAPYRFYREVPLVDDPSVRSNIWNIGVYGQFQTKVAKGLDLMAGLRLDYGGYPKAEFNQKLYDEMGIRTDNKIKSFVIQPRFQFDWNINEQNKDFLKFGAGIFSSDINNYMIINNLVFDGKHLATVDVTGTDVPVPDFNSYRNDYNTVPALSQKQIPTINYTGKDAKIPIVYKANISYTHFFNERFRAGLAAYMALGRNNYYYYDRNMYTNPVFTLDNEGGRGVFVPTSAIDGAKVDWKEGRINKNFGRVLELVSDGKVNQFSFVVDTSYRYWKDGEITASYTWSDIKDNTSYNGNVANSATLSTMIQSDPRNLRMTYSDNQFRNKVVIYGNSPTIAGFTLGIRYSGIGGTRFSVTAGGNINGDFVDSNDLAYIFPNLTQPLLNDPEVGKALKNYITDYNNQIAERNGGKNGFYGVWDVRIAKKIKFDKVGAFELSVDIFNVANLLNKEWGVNKSYGNMSLYRITGFNQATRQFEYEKNTSGLAPLSGNPYQVQIGAKYTF, encoded by the coding sequence ATGAAAAAAGTAAAGATTGTATTGGGATTATTGTTTTTAGGGCTTGGAACAATGGCTTATGCACAGACTACACAGGCTTCTATTGTAGGAAAAGTTACCGGGCCTGGAAGTACAGCCCAGGAAAAAGTGAAAGTAACCATTGTAAATGAATCTACCGGGTTCAGAACTGAAACGGAGACCAACTCCAAAGGTGAATATATCTTTAAAGAAATCCCTCTGGGTGGTCCTTATACGGTGATTGTAAATGATGATAAAAAAGAAGGCTACAATGTCAACTTTGGTGATCAGGTTACCGTAAACATGGATTTGGGTGGTGAAAAGCATATTGAAGAAGTAAAAATTACCGGAAACCTTAAAAATAAAATCGGAAACTTAGGAGCAGCTACAGCTATTTCAGCCAAGAATATCAGTATGCTTCCTGTAAACGGGAGAAACTTTACCAATCTTACGGAATTATCTCCTTTGAGCGGAAAAGGAGGAAACCTGTCCGGGCAGCTGGGATCTTCTACCAACTTCACCATTGACGGGATGACAGCAAAAAACCCAACTTCTGCAGGATCTACTACCAGCCGGAGCGGGGCGCCTTTTTCAATCTCCATTGAAGCGGTACGTGAATTCAAGATTACTACCAACCAATATGATGTTACGCTCGGAAGAAGTGGCGGTGGAACGGTAAGTGCTGTTACCAAATCGGGAACAAACAAATTTTCAGGAAGTGCCTGGGAATACTTAAGAACCAACTGGCTTTCCAGCCCGTATGATATCAGGGGAAACAAGAGGCAGAATGACTTCTCTACTTCCCAGTTTGGTTTTTCATTGGGTGGTCCGATCATTAAAAATAAATTGCATTTCTTCGTAGCATGGGATCATCAGCTGGATTCAAGACCATTGATTATTGCAGACATCAGATCTCAGGAGGATGAGAAAAGATTCAATATAACCAATGAAACCCTTAATAAGTTTCTGGATATTGCCCGGTCAAAATATGGAGTAGGCAATAGTCCGCAGTTCGGAAGTTTCGATAAGGTAAGAAATTCAGATGCTGCCTTTTTACGTTTAGACTGGCAGATCAATGAAAAGCACTTACTGACGTTAAGAAACAATTTCACCTCCGATCTTAATAAAAACGGACTTGGAGATAATACCAATATCAATTTCTTTGAATCTTACGGAAATGATAAAAACCTTGATAACAGTTTATTACTGACTTTAAGATCCAATCTGAAGCCTAATTTAACCAATGAACTGAAAGCCCAGTATTTATATACTTTCCAGGATAGTTATCAAAATAATGAACTGGGTAAGCCTGTACCTAGGGCTATTGTTGAAAATATTGTTACTCCCGGAATAGGGGCAACCAATATCCAGATCGGTGGACATCGTTTCGCACAGGAAAGTTTTAGAAATAATGTATTCCAGATTGTAGACAATTTATACTACAACACAGATAAAGTAAAATACACTTTCGGTGCAGATTTAATGTACACTACTTCAAAATCTGTGTACGGAAGTGAGGTGAACGGAAAATTCTATTTCAGGGAAGATCCGAAAAAATATGACAGTAACCTTTATAACTTCGATCATCTTGCCCCTTACAGGTTTTACAGGGAAGTGCCTTTAGTAGATGATCCGTCGGTAAGGTCCAATATCTGGAATATCGGTGTTTACGGGCAGTTCCAGACTAAAGTTGCCAAAGGACTTGATTTAATGGCAGGTTTACGATTAGATTACGGAGGGTATCCGAAAGCGGAATTCAATCAAAAGTTGTATGATGAAATGGGAATCAGAACGGATAACAAGATCAAATCATTTGTGATCCAGCCAAGATTCCAGTTTGACTGGAATATTAATGAGCAGAATAAAGATTTCTTAAAGTTCGGAGCAGGGATCTTCTCTTCAGATATCAACAATTATATGATCATCAATAACCTTGTATTCGACGGAAAACACCTGGCTACTGTAGATGTGACCGGTACAGATGTTCCGGTTCCCGATTTCAACAGTTATAGAAATGATTATAATACGGTTCCTGCACTTTCCCAGAAACAGATTCCTACAATCAATTATACAGGAAAAGATGCTAAAATTCCAATCGTCTACAAAGCGAACATTTCCTATACCCACTTCTTTAATGAAAGATTCAGGGCAGGATTGGCAGCCTATATGGCTTTAGGAAGAAACAACTACTATTACTACGACAGAAATATGTATACCAATCCGGTGTTTACATTGGATAATGAAGGTGGAAGAGGGGTATTCGTTCCGACTTCAGCAATAGACGGGGCAAAAGTAGACTGGAAAGAAGGAAGAATCAATAAGAATTTCGGAAGGGTATTGGAGTTGGTAAGTGATGGTAAAGTAAATCAGTTCTCGTTTGTAGTGGATACCAGCTATCGTTACTGGAAAGACGGTGAGATCACGGCAAGTTATACATGGTCGGACATCAAAGACAATACTTCATACAACGGAAACGTAGCTAATTCCGCAACCCTCTCCACGATGATCCAAAGTGATCCGAGAAACCTAAGAATGACGTATTCTGATAACCAGTTCCGAAATAAAGTGGTCATTTATGGTAACTCGCCAACGATCGCAGGATTTACACTTGGAATAAGATATTCAGGAATCGGAGGAACACGTTTTTCAGTAACTGCGGGAGGAAATATCAATGGTGATTTTGTTGATTCAAATGATCTGGCTTATATCTTCCCTAATCTTACCCAGCCGCTTTTAAATGATCCGGAAGTAGGCAAAGCCCTGAAAAACTATATTACTGATTATAACAATCAAATTGCAGAGCGTAATGGGGGTAAGAACGGATTCTATGGAGTTTGGGACGTACGTATTGCCAAGAAAATAAAGTTTGATAAAGTAGGCGCTTTTGAGCTTTCAGTAGATATTTTCAACGTGGCCAACTTGCTGAATAAAGAATGGGGAGTTAATAAGTCTTACGGAAATATGTCCCTGTACAGAATCACAGGGTTTAACCAGGCGACCAGACAGTTTGAATATGAAAAGAATACAAGCGGCTTAGCACCTTTATCAGGAAATCCATACCAGGTCCAGATCGGGGCAAAGTATACTTTTTAA
- a CDS encoding SusC/RagA family TonB-linked outer membrane protein, protein MRKETQKLLVLSLLGLISVNLTAQQKAKKDTIKGLDEVVVTALGIKRQDKSLGYSTQTIKSGEILQTQNNNWAQALEGKVAGLKIQTAGAGPLGTSRITLRGDISMNMGNNGALIVVDGVPLSDKKTGTGTSAYGAGSGGDLPIDYGDSFNSINPEDIESVSILKGPSASALYGSRGSRGAIMITTKSGKTKKGKIQITLNSYSSYDTVLKWPDYQYEYGQGTQQKDKNGNYYYSYGASPDGVNTGSTSSAFGPKFDGQYYFQYDPAIEGQSLTRQLWKPYKNNIKDFWRTGATYSNSLSVDHSNENTSFRTSLSYLKNEWMMPNTGFNRLNASVSLDHKLSSKLKIGTKVNFSQTTSDNLPATGYNNQSISYFMIFQNPNVDLEWYKPIWKKGQEQVDQIHPFSSYIDNPYLIAYENLNSTNKKILTGNINISYQLAKNFDVYYKSGLEWSNEVRTQRRPWSSANYLKGYYREQYIRYMDLNNDILFTYKNRFGDFGVTASAGGSIRYYESTISDYRAIGLNKAGLYQLSNAASLDNRLPKPNDTQVNSMYALANFSYKDMVFVDVTARNDWSSTLPRHNRSYFYPSVSSSFILSDIFKIKSNDLNFWKLRLSWSKVGNDTYNYMLDKYYENSVFSGSVESPLLYPNPDLKPEMITNIEGGMDFTMLKNRLTFNFTAYQINSKNQSIVIPVLYETGYNKRIINSGELRNRGIELTLSAYPVKNKSFSWNINANWSMNRNKILSLPDEFQGQPYTMASVGGVVYYNAVVGGSLGDMYGYGLMYSPDGQVIYGTDGLTAKPTEVKKIGNAYPKWRAGLQNEFRYKNFTVSFSFDGQYKGMAYSQSHHKMSEQGKLTHTLAGRDNPGGLIVGQGVVQNPDGTFSPNTKGIPVSTYYGDYYRRANVETNSFDTSFIKLRDARISYSFPKSVTESLKVTDINLALFGRNLWMWTKFPLFDPEAATLDDSTITPGVEMGQLPTARTVGIQLNVKF, encoded by the coding sequence ATGCGTAAAGAGACACAAAAGTTGTTGGTTTTGTCGCTGTTAGGATTAATCAGCGTCAACCTGACAGCTCAGCAAAAAGCTAAAAAAGACACTATTAAAGGACTTGATGAGGTAGTGGTAACTGCTTTGGGAATCAAAAGGCAAGACAAGTCTTTAGGGTATTCTACCCAAACGATCAAATCAGGTGAGATTTTGCAGACTCAGAATAACAACTGGGCACAAGCGCTGGAAGGTAAAGTTGCCGGCTTGAAAATCCAGACCGCGGGGGCAGGACCTCTTGGTACGAGCAGGATTACCCTTCGTGGAGATATTTCTATGAATATGGGGAATAATGGTGCACTGATTGTGGTGGATGGTGTTCCTTTGAGTGATAAGAAAACCGGAACCGGGACCAGTGCTTACGGAGCGGGCTCCGGAGGAGATTTACCTATTGATTACGGGGATAGTTTCAACAGTATCAATCCTGAGGATATTGAAAGCGTATCCATCCTTAAGGGGCCTTCTGCGTCTGCATTATATGGTTCCCGGGGCTCCAGAGGAGCTATTATGATTACTACGAAATCAGGAAAAACCAAAAAAGGAAAAATTCAGATTACCTTAAATTCCTATTCGAGCTATGATACCGTATTGAAATGGCCGGATTATCAGTATGAATACGGACAAGGTACCCAGCAGAAAGATAAAAACGGGAATTATTACTATTCCTATGGAGCTTCCCCGGATGGCGTTAATACAGGTTCTACCAGTAGCGCTTTCGGGCCCAAATTTGACGGACAGTATTATTTCCAGTACGATCCTGCCATAGAAGGGCAGAGCCTGACAAGGCAGCTCTGGAAACCTTATAAAAATAACATCAAGGATTTCTGGCGGACAGGAGCTACCTATTCAAACAGTTTATCCGTAGACCATTCTAATGAAAACACATCATTCAGAACATCCCTTTCCTATTTGAAAAACGAATGGATGATGCCTAATACAGGGTTTAACAGACTAAATGCATCGGTATCATTAGATCACAAGCTGAGCAGTAAATTAAAAATCGGAACTAAGGTCAACTTCAGCCAGACAACAAGTGATAACCTCCCTGCAACGGGTTATAATAACCAGTCTATCTCGTATTTCATGATCTTCCAAAACCCGAATGTGGACCTTGAATGGTATAAGCCAATCTGGAAAAAAGGCCAGGAACAGGTAGATCAGATCCACCCTTTCAGTTCTTATATTGATAACCCTTACCTGATTGCTTATGAAAATTTAAATTCTACCAATAAAAAAATCCTTACCGGAAATATCAATATCAGTTACCAGCTGGCAAAAAACTTTGATGTTTATTACAAATCCGGATTGGAGTGGAGTAATGAGGTACGTACTCAAAGAAGACCCTGGAGCTCGGCCAATTATCTGAAAGGCTACTACAGGGAGCAATATATCAGATATATGGATCTCAACAATGATATCTTATTTACTTACAAGAACAGGTTCGGGGACTTTGGAGTAACAGCTTCAGCCGGAGGAAGTATCAGATATTACGAATCTACAATCAGTGATTACAGGGCTATCGGGCTTAATAAGGCGGGACTTTACCAGCTTTCCAATGCGGCATCTTTAGATAACAGGCTTCCGAAACCTAACGATACTCAGGTAAACAGTATGTATGCCCTGGCCAATTTCAGTTATAAAGATATGGTATTTGTAGATGTAACGGCAAGAAATGACTGGAGCAGTACGCTTCCGAGACATAACCGGTCATATTTCTATCCATCCGTTTCATCATCCTTTATTTTATCTGATATTTTTAAAATAAAATCCAATGATTTAAACTTCTGGAAGTTAAGACTATCATGGTCGAAAGTAGGAAATGATACTTATAATTATATGCTTGACAAGTATTATGAAAACAGCGTGTTTTCAGGATCTGTAGAGTCTCCGTTACTATATCCTAATCCGGATCTCAAACCTGAAATGATTACCAATATCGAAGGAGGAATGGATTTTACGATGTTAAAAAACAGGCTGACCTTCAACTTTACAGCATATCAGATCAATTCTAAAAACCAGTCTATTGTAATTCCTGTGCTGTATGAAACGGGATATAATAAAAGAATCATCAATTCCGGGGAGCTAAGAAACAGAGGAATTGAATTGACGTTGAGCGCTTATCCGGTCAAGAACAAAAGTTTCTCATGGAACATCAATGCCAACTGGTCTATGAACAGGAATAAAATTCTTTCTCTTCCGGATGAATTCCAGGGGCAGCCTTATACAATGGCCAGCGTTGGGGGTGTGGTGTATTATAATGCAGTGGTAGGAGGTTCCCTGGGGGATATGTATGGTTACGGGTTGATGTATTCACCTGATGGGCAGGTGATTTATGGAACCGATGGTCTGACGGCCAAACCTACGGAAGTTAAAAAAATAGGAAATGCCTATCCGAAATGGAGAGCGGGGCTTCAGAACGAATTCAGATATAAAAATTTCACAGTTAGCTTCTCATTTGACGGACAGTACAAAGGGATGGCATATTCGCAGTCTCATCACAAGATGTCTGAACAAGGAAAGCTCACTCATACCCTTGCAGGAAGAGATAATCCGGGCGGGCTGATAGTGGGGCAGGGAGTTGTTCAAAATCCTGACGGTACTTTTTCGCCGAATACAAAAGGAATTCCTGTTTCTACCTATTACGGTGATTATTACAGACGGGCCAATGTGGAAACCAATTCATTTGACACATCATTCATTAAGTTAAGAGACGCGAGAATCTCTTACTCTTTCCCGAAATCAGTAACGGAATCTTTAAAGGTGACGGATATTAACCTGGCTTTATTCGGAAGAAATCTTTGGATGTGGACCAAGTTCCCGCTATTTGATCCGGAAGCAGCTACCCTTGATGATTCTACGATTACCCCGGGTGTTGAAATGGGACAGTTACCCACTGCCAGAACAGTCGGGATTCAGTTAAATGTTAAATTCTAA
- a CDS encoding glycerophosphodiester phosphodiesterase family protein, which translates to MKNFILGLAVVSTVLMKAQTQIIAHRGYFQAQPPTTENSIKSLENAQKLKVYGSEFDVRMTKDGILVINHDEHHGNMEISETSFKELEALKLSNGEKFPTLKEYLKQGKKDSSVKLIVEIKPAKTPELENEITRKTIKMIKDMKLESQSEFISFSLNICKEIKKVAPTFKVQYLNGELSPEQIKKEGLDGMDYHYSVFQKNPTWISEAKTLGLITNSWTVNDVAVYDELKKQGIGFVTTNIPEQLKNK; encoded by the coding sequence ATGAAAAATTTTATCTTAGGTTTAGCAGTTGTAAGTACAGTTTTAATGAAAGCACAAACCCAGATTATCGCCCACAGAGGATATTTCCAGGCGCAGCCTCCTACAACGGAAAACTCAATCAAGTCTTTGGAAAATGCTCAGAAGCTGAAAGTCTACGGATCAGAGTTTGATGTGAGAATGACAAAAGACGGGATATTGGTGATCAATCATGATGAACATCATGGGAATATGGAAATCTCTGAAACTTCTTTCAAGGAATTAGAAGCACTGAAATTATCAAACGGAGAAAAGTTTCCTACTTTAAAAGAGTATTTGAAACAAGGAAAGAAAGATTCATCCGTAAAATTGATTGTTGAGATCAAACCGGCTAAAACCCCGGAACTGGAAAATGAAATCACCCGCAAAACCATAAAAATGATTAAGGATATGAAGCTGGAATCTCAAAGTGAGTTTATTTCTTTCAGCTTAAATATCTGCAAAGAGATTAAGAAAGTTGCGCCAACATTTAAGGTACAATACCTGAATGGAGAATTATCTCCGGAGCAGATCAAAAAAGAAGGGTTGGACGGAATGGATTATCACTACAGTGTTTTCCAGAAAAATCCTACCTGGATTTCTGAGGCTAAAACATTAGGACTTATCACAAATTCATGGACGGTAAATGATGTTGCGGTATACGATGAGCTGAAAAAACAGGGAATAGGATTTGTAACCACCAATATCCCTGAACAGCTGAAAAATAAGTAG
- a CDS encoding SusD/RagB family nutrient-binding outer membrane lipoprotein: MKKLIYICSFLALVSTAVSCDRSLEEINKDTSRINEPVASSLLIPIQYNMASVGYNRANDFTFDIMQVSLDFPNEGNSLSRYYITENTGTGFWNNSYRWLKQVDDLKKAAISEGDKNYQAISMVLNAWIYSNLTDTYGDVPYSEASQLDNGILQPKFDKQKDIYIGLLDDLKAANALFVTNKTLSGGDLFYKADTDANGITNWKKFCNSLSLRLLTRILNRDGEVNVKERIQEIVNNPIVYPIFQSNADGTKLDISGVSPLMPPIARPQDFTTGRAASDFFLQALKANNDPRIPMFFSQARDLNNVNIGYMGAPSGYPFGTVFNYQPSNLNQNLAKAPLKIFIYPYAELQFTLAELALKGIITGNAKTFYENGVKAAVEQWGAVVPANYFDNQNVAYQPDMKRIMLQKYISLFFVDQQQWFEKRRTGFPELPNNGGLLNNGNLPQRLMYPPNPKVLNTANYQAAVQQMGGDNINVKMWWNK; this comes from the coding sequence ATGAAAAAATTAATCTATATATGTTCATTCCTGGCTCTGGTGAGTACTGCTGTTTCATGCGACAGAAGCCTTGAAGAAATCAATAAAGATACAAGCCGTATCAATGAACCTGTTGCCAGCTCTTTACTGATCCCGATACAGTATAATATGGCTTCGGTAGGGTATAACAGAGCGAATGACTTTACTTTTGATATCATGCAGGTTTCTTTGGACTTCCCTAACGAAGGGAATTCATTGAGCCGATATTATATTACAGAAAATACCGGAACCGGTTTCTGGAATAATTCTTACCGGTGGCTAAAGCAGGTTGATGACCTTAAAAAAGCAGCAATTTCTGAAGGTGACAAAAACTATCAGGCAATTTCAATGGTGCTGAATGCATGGATTTATTCCAATCTTACCGATACATACGGAGATGTTCCCTATTCTGAGGCTTCACAGCTGGATAACGGGATTTTACAACCTAAATTTGACAAACAAAAAGATATTTATATAGGTCTGCTGGATGATTTAAAAGCTGCAAACGCCCTTTTTGTTACCAATAAAACCCTTTCCGGAGGCGACCTGTTTTATAAGGCTGATACGGATGCTAACGGAATTACCAATTGGAAAAAGTTTTGTAATTCTCTTTCTTTGAGGCTCTTAACAAGGATTTTAAACAGGGATGGAGAAGTAAACGTTAAGGAAAGGATTCAGGAGATTGTAAATAATCCCATCGTTTATCCCATATTTCAAAGCAATGCAGATGGGACCAAGCTGGATATTTCAGGCGTTTCGCCCTTGATGCCACCTATTGCAAGACCACAGGATTTTACCACCGGAAGAGCGGCTTCAGACTTCTTTTTACAAGCTTTAAAAGCCAATAATGATCCGCGTATACCCATGTTTTTCTCACAGGCGAGAGACCTTAATAATGTTAATATAGGATATATGGGTGCGCCATCTGGCTATCCTTTCGGAACAGTGTTTAATTACCAGCCTTCGAATCTTAATCAAAACCTGGCCAAGGCACCACTGAAAATCTTTATTTACCCTTATGCTGAACTTCAGTTTACCCTGGCAGAGCTGGCCCTGAAAGGAATTATTACCGGAAATGCAAAGACTTTCTATGAAAATGGAGTGAAGGCTGCTGTTGAACAATGGGGAGCAGTAGTTCCTGCGAATTATTTTGATAATCAGAATGTGGCTTACCAACCGGATATGAAAAGGATTATGTTGCAGAAGTATATTTCCCTTTTCTTCGTAGATCAGCAGCAATGGTTTGAAAAAAGAAGAACGGGCTTCCCGGAACTTCCAAACAACGGAGGATTGCTTAATAACGGAAATCTTCCTCAAAGGCTAATGTATCCGCCTAATCCTAAAGTATTGAATACGGCCAACTATCAGGCAGCAGTTCAGCAGATGGGTGGAGACAATATCAATGTTAAAATGTGGTGGAATAAATAA